ACCGGCATGGAGCTGCAACTCACCCTGTGGGCCTATGATCTACCGGCCGACCATCCCCTGGGTAACATGTTGTTCAAGCGCGCCCGCCTGATCTACACCGGCCTGCCCGATGGCCCCGCCGATGCCAAGCTGGACACCGTCTACTTCGCCCAGTGGTCCGACCCGGACCTGGATTTCTTTAACGACGATTTTGTGGGAGCTGATACTGTTCTGTCCCTGGGCTACGTCTACAATGGGAATGTTACAGATTTTATCGCCGAAGACTTTGGGCTGCCAGTAGCGGCCGGCGGTTACGACTTCCTCCAGGGACCCATCGTGGCGGGCGATACCCTGGGGATGACCGCTTTCACTTTCTTTGCCTCCAGGTCCCCTATCAGCGACCCGGACCTGGGGTTATACGGAGGCACCCTCCAGTTCTTCAACCTGATGGAAGGCTTTCTGCCCCGGCCCGAATATCCGGCCCAGGAGCCCTGGCTTGATCCCGTCACGGGACAAGCCACCAAGTTTGCACTGTCGGGGGACCCGGTGGCGGGCCAGGGCTGGCTTGACGGCATCGAGCTGCCCCCCGGCGACCGCCGGCTGGTTATGTCCACCGGCCCCTTTGCCATGGCCCTGGGGGATACCCAGGAGGTGGTGCTGGCCCTCATTGGCGCCCTGGGGGTGGATAATCTGACCTCCGTCCTGGTCCTCAGACATTACGATAGGTTTGCCCAGGTGGCCTACGATAACGGGTTCGCCCAGCTGCAGCTGCCTCCGGCCCCGGTGGTGGTGGCCGCTGGACTGGATGGGCGGGTCACCTTGACCTGGGGGGATGAAGCGGAATCTTTCACCAGTGGCGGCTATCAATTTGAGGGCTACAACGTCTATCTGAGCGCAGCTCCCGACGGGCCCTGGGAGCGCCTGGCCACTTTTGATATCACCAACGGCGTGGGCGCGATACTTGATGAAGTGGTTGACTCTGAATTGGGGGTGCCGGTGACGATACCGGTGCAAAACGGGGGTGATACCGGGATTCAGCACTTTATTGAGATCAATGCCGATGCCGCCGGCCAGCCGCTCAGCAATGGCCAGACCTACTATATCTCTGTGAACAGCTATGCGTATTGGTCAGCGCCGGAGGCCTTTCCCCGGACGCTGGAATCTGACTTTGCGCCCCTGGAGGTCATGCCCGTCGGCCCCATAGCGGGTACCGATTACGGTGGCGCCACGGCCGACCCGGTGGTCACGCACTCAGCTGGCATCAGTGGCGGTGAGGTCCTGGTGACCGTTGTCGATCCCACCCAGGTAACCGGGCACGACTATACCATCACCTTTGGGGATGTTGAAGGGCAATTGGTCTGGAATCTTATTGATGTCGACTCTGGCATCGTTGTTCTCGAGAGTATAACCAACCAGAGTGGGGACCTGGCCAATCCTGTCGTGGACGGCCTCCTGGTCCAGGTTTTCAGCAATACGGTCGGATTTGCTTCCAATCAACATAATGAGGCCGCCGGGATTGTCGAGGTAGCCTACGGCGGCACGGCCCTTACCCCTGCTGAATATGATCTTGCCGGTGCTCCCTTTAACGGTAATACCGTCTGGCATGACAGTAGCTCCAACGGGAGCTACTATGTGAGTGCCGGCGGCGGGGCCGGAAATATAGAGCGGCTGGCAGTAACCCTTGAGACCGCCGGGCTCCATGACCTCGAGTTGCGTTTCACGGCTGAAGGTAGTTACGGCGTGTGGGGTTTCGATTTCCCCGGGGACACGACGGGTCCCGTCCCCTTTGAGCTGTGGGACATTGGTAGTGCTACCCCGGACGATCCCAGCGACGACGTGCGGCTTGTCCCGGTCCTTTTCTCTGGCGGTGGGACCCTGGCTGTTTACGAGATCAGCGCGGACACACCCGATCCGGCCCTCGGGAACCCGGCCACTGATTATGTCTACTTCGCTCATGCTCCCCAACCGGATTATGACAACTTTGCAGCCGATGCCGCTGATGGAGTTCAGGACGATCCGCCCCCCATCGGGTCGTTTCTATCGATCCGCAGGATGATCATCGGGAAATTGGACGGGGATGTCAGCTTGCCGCCCGCTGGCACGACCATCAGGTTCAACACCAACAAACCCACTACGACCGCTGACGTCTTTGAGTTCACCACCACGGCCGCCACGCCATTTACTGTCGAGAAGGGTGATGTG
The window above is part of the Candidatus Neomarinimicrobiota bacterium genome. Proteins encoded here:
- a CDS encoding T9SS type A sorting domain-containing protein, with amino-acid sequence MTPSYARTSLLIAALLTALPLSAQEKVLPQSARGWAAGQLAKSSRTSGLNGPDETVLNINNISLWVDRQAFFPWNSVIRLSLGNLLVAGEYPKGKGALIFTEGIVWGAKVDDQGSRDGSRARVRVSGNTFAPGLNPGKVLYDGSGVVTGGEDPADRHVWRVRRDYQTADLTEDAASFFVKLVEEVTAADLQALYDQYDYDWQNWPVGEGAPFEDLDGNGSYLATVDIPGVPGADQTIWLVANDLPPFIHDFDGDGVLDTLDVSPWPYASPPTGMELQLTLWAYDLPADHPLGNMLFKRARLIYTGLPDGPADAKLDTVYFAQWSDPDLDFFNDDFVGADTVLSLGYVYNGNVTDFIAEDFGLPVAAGGYDFLQGPIVAGDTLGMTAFTFFASRSPISDPDLGLYGGTLQFFNLMEGFLPRPEYPAQEPWLDPVTGQATKFALSGDPVAGQGWLDGIELPPGDRRLVMSTGPFAMALGDTQEVVLALIGALGVDNLTSVLVLRHYDRFAQVAYDNGFAQLQLPPAPVVVAAGLDGRVTLTWGDEAESFTSGGYQFEGYNVYLSAAPDGPWERLATFDITNGVGAILDEVVDSELGVPVTIPVQNGGDTGIQHFIEINADAAGQPLSNGQTYYISVNSYAYWSAPEAFPRTLESDFAPLEVMPVGPIAGTDYGGATADPVVTHSAGISGGEVLVTVVDPTQVTGHDYTITFGDVEGQLVWNLIDVDSGIVVLESITNQSGDLANPVVDGLLVQVFSNTVGFASNQHNEAAGIVEVAYGGTALTPAEYDLAGAPFNGNTVWHDSSSNGSYYVSAGGGAGNIERLAVTLETAGLHDLELRFTAEGSYGVWGFDFPGDTTGPVPFELWDIGSATPDDPSDDVRLVPVLFSGGGTLAVYEISADTPDPALGNPATDYVYFAHAPQPDYDNFAADAADGVQDDPPPIGSFLSIRRMIIGKLDGDVSLPPAGTTIRFNTNKPTTTADVFEFTTTAATPFTVEKGDVNADSLINIADVVMLINFILQIDAPTGAQAYAADYNSDLRLDIADVVGTVRAILGLGKVVAEAGPAEGAVALSIPAFVPVQDGGISLPVNLETDRPIAGLQFGLAYDPELLRPLPPRLMGAQWQGITVMHHATEDGNVLYLFYALQGGRTVPDLSTARFPFDVLNESAAAPAKLTLQNAVVADLQGEHVELLLGNTVASTQSLPEAFALHPNFPNPFNAQTVLRFDLPEGRMTKLLIYNLLGQTVRTLVSRDMGAGRHAIVWGGLDDQGHDLPSGIYFARLTTDDFVKTLKMTLLK